A stretch of Planococcus citri chromosome 5, ihPlaCitr1.1, whole genome shotgun sequence DNA encodes these proteins:
- the LOC135847469 gene encoding trypsin Blo t 3-like — protein sequence MTYSNTKKIVWLRIIEIIIHPGFNMSSFDNDIAILKLERTLSFNTPKIQPACLPSSENQNYAGYFGTVTGWGSNDEWTSASLSATNKIRKVEVPIIPTDHCRMNYIYGNSLYSVTDNMMCAGNLYFGGQDACRGDSGGPLQINVDGLGTMKVVGIVSWGRGCGQPNYPGVYTRIDRYIRWIHDNIGEKCLCEI from the exons ATGACTTActcgaacacaaaaaaaatagtatgGTTAAGAATCATAGAGATAATTATACACCCGGGATTTAATATGTCATCTTTTGATAACGACatcgcaattttgaaattagagcGCACTTTATCATTCAATACCCCGAAAATTCAACCAGCATGCCTACCAAGTTCTG aaaatcaaaattacgcCGGTTACTTTGGCACCGTTACTGGATGGGGTTCCAATGACGAATGGACGTCCGCGTCCCTGTCCGCAACTAACAAGATACGGAAAGTGGAAGTTCCTATCATTCCGACTGATCATTGTAGGATGAATTATATTTATGGAAACTCGTTGTATTCAGTAACTGATAACATGATGTGCGCTGGAAACTTGTATTTTGGAGGACAAGATGCCTGTAGG GGTGACAGTGGCGGACCTTTACAAATCAATGTTGATGGACTTGGAACCATGAAAGTTGTCG GGATTGTTTCTTGGGGTCGTGGCTGTGGTCAACCAAATTACCCTGGCGTTTACACTCGAATTGATAGATATATACGTTGGATACATGATAACATAGGAGAAAAATGtttatgtgaaatttga
- the LOC135847467 gene encoding trypsin-7-like: MYLSSAIIFVNVITIQLLQMPTAEGLLINRQFPATDILHTPQRSIGTVPKCPKCDCRTNTRKKRIAGGIEAEENEFPWVAALRIFGVVGCGATVITEQHLLTAAHCVKGIFAIGTETGVEALLGGYYKKITLYDLYESKTVVWVGVSEIIRHPGFNWSSSDNDIAILKLERTISFNTPKIQPACLPSSENENYAGYFGTVIGWGSNDERTSLSTTNKMRKVEVPIIPTGHCRMNYIYGNSSHSVTDNMMCAGYLYFGGKGACKGDSGGPLQINLDGLGTMKVVGIVSWGRGCGQPYYPGVYTRIDRYKRWIHDNIGEKCLCEI; the protein is encoded by the exons ATGTATCTTTCATCTGCGATCATATTTGTGAATGTTATCACGATTCAATTGCTACAG ATGCCAACAGCTGAAGGCTTACTCATCAACAGACAATTTCCTGCGACAGATATTCTTCATACACCACAAAGAAGCATAGGAACGGTTCCAAAGTGTCCTAAATGCG ATTGTAGAACAAATACTCGAAAAAAGAGAATTGCTGGAGGAATAGAAGCCGAAGAAAACGAATTTCCTTGGGTGGCAGCCTTGAGAATATTCGGCGTTGTAGGTTGCGGAGCTACAGTTATCACTGAGCAGCACTTATTGACTGCTGCACACTGCGTGAAGGG GATCTTTGCAATCGGTACTGAAACCGGAGTTGAAGCATTATTGGGAggatattataaaaaaataacattatatGACTTATACGAAAGCAAAACAGTAGTATGGGTAGGTGTTAGCGAGATAATTCGACACCCGGGATTTAATTGGTCATCTTCAGATAACGACatcgcaattttgaaattagagcGCACGATATCATTCAATACCCCGAAAATTCAACCAGCATGTCTACCAAGTTCTG aaaatgaaaattacgccGGTTACTTTGGCACCGTTATTGGATGGGGTTCCAATGACGAAAGGACGTCCCTGTCCACAACTAACAAGATGCGGAAAGTGGAAGTTCCTATCATTCCGACTGGCCATTGTAGGATGAATTATATTTATGGAAACTCGTCGCATTCAGTAACTGATAACATGATGTGCGCTGGATACTTGTATTTTGGAGGAAAAGGTGCCTGTAAG GGTGACAGTGGTGGACCTTTACAAATCAATCTAGATGGACTTGGAACCATGAAAGTTGTTG ggATTGTTTCTTGGGGTCGTGGCTGTGGTCAACCATATTACCCTGGCGTTTACACTCGAATTGATAGATATAAACGTTGGATACATGATAACATAGGAGAAAAATGtttatgtgaaatttga